Proteins encoded by one window of Rutidosis leptorrhynchoides isolate AG116_Rl617_1_P2 chromosome 7, CSIRO_AGI_Rlap_v1, whole genome shotgun sequence:
- the LOC139860220 gene encoding uncharacterized protein, producing the protein MSNGGTRIIMGWNPLIVNVIVIDISDQAIHCLVHLVRDNKRFYVSIVYAKNYYIHRRPLWENLCKHTSFVGNHPWVIMGDFNVSLNLDDSTAGGSQITLAMREFRECVVHMRMSDVSHSGLQYTWNQRPNASDGILKKIDRIMANDVFINDFSNACAIFLPYRISDHSPAVLKIPSSFVARAKPFKFSNFIVYKEGFDDVVFRGWRRVLVGHTMFQVVKKQCDLKKP; encoded by the coding sequence ATGAGTAATGGTGGTACCCGAATTATCATGGGTTGGAATCCGTTGATAGTGAATGTTATCGTGATTGATATATCAGACCAGGCCATTCATTGTCTAGTTCATTTGGTCAGAGATAATAAACGTTTCTATGTATCAATTGTGTATGCAAAAAATTATTACATCCACCGTCGACCCTTATGGGAGAATCTCTGTAAGCATACAAGTTTTGTGGGAAACCATCCTTGGGTGATCATGGGAGACTTTAACGTGTCCCTAAATCTTGATGATTCTACGGCAGGAGGCTCACAAATTACGCTAGCTATGAGGGAATTCCGTGAATGTGTGGTTCATATGAGAATGAGTGATGTGTCTCACTCGGGGCTTCAGTATACATGGAATCAAAGACCTAATGCGTCTGATGGTATCCTGAAGAAGATTGATAGGATTATGGCTAACGATGTTTTTATTAATGATTTCTCCAATGCCTGTGCAATCTTTTTACCGTATCGGATTTCCGATCATAGTCCGGCGGTGTTGAAGATTCCATCTTCCTTTGTTGCTCGTGCTAAGCCTTTTAAATTTAGCAATTTCATTGTGTATAAGGAGGGCTTTGATGATGTTGTGTTTCGGGGATGGCGAAGGGTTCTTGTTGGACATACAATGTTTCAGGTGGTCAAAAAACAGTGTGATCTTAAAAaaccatga